Proteins from one Sabethes cyaneus chromosome 2, idSabCyanKW18_F2, whole genome shotgun sequence genomic window:
- the LOC128736190 gene encoding acidic proline-rich protein PRP25-like, which yields MNFVILLCLLTASSAFSKPLSHLNVDKTIAGVGKSIVIQRPPESGEDLSPPEGSDEERPLPPDNSDEERPPIDQRPPPEDQRPPHDNERPPQGEDRPPQGDEGQRPPQGGEGQRPPQGGEGQRPPQGGEGQRPPQGEEGQRPPQGGEGQRPPQGGEGQRPPQVGEGQRPPQGGEGQRPPQGGEGQRPPQGGEEPRPPQGGNEQRPPQEGDGQRPPPSEDENDNAGSKIVNVNVNIHI from the coding sequence ATGAACTTTGTAATCTTACTCTGTCTGCTCACGGCGAGCAGCGCTTTTAGTAAGCCGCTTAGTCATCTCAATGTCGACAAAACAATCGCAGGGGTGGGAAAATCGATTGTAATTCAACGCCCTCCGGAGAGTGGTGAAGACTTGTCTCCACCTGAAGGATCCGATGAAGAACGTCCGCTTCCTCCGGACAACTCAGATGAGGAACGACCGCCAATTGACCAGCGTCCGCCGCCGGAAGACCAGCGTCCTCCACACGACAACGAACGTCCACCACAAGGTGAGGATCGTCCGCCACAGGGAGATGAAGGACAACGCCCCCCTCAAGGTGGTGAAGGCCAGCGACCACCTCAAGGAGGAGAAGGACAACGTCCTCCGCAGGGAGGGGAAGGACAACGTCCTCCGCAGGGAGAGGAAGGACAGCGACCTCCGCAGGGAGGGGAAGGACAACGGCCCCCTCAAGGTGGTGAAGGACAGCGACCACCTCAGGTAGGTGAAGGACAACGTCCGCCACAAGGCGGCGAGGGACAACGTCCTCCGCAGGGTGGTGAAGGACAGCGACCACCCCAAGGAGGAGAAGAACCACGACCACCACAGGGAGGTAACGAACAACGGCCACCCCAGGAAGGTGATGGACAACGTCCTCCTCCGTCTGAAGATGAAAATGATAATGCGGGCTCAAAAATTGTGAATGTTAACGTAAATATTCACATataa
- the LOC128736191 gene encoding acidic proline-rich protein PRP25-like translates to MKILLLVCLLLAGTISGKSLNRPGYLRLLDDDSNLEVANSNEAGDENQSEELLPPAVDSEEVSAPPPGSEETTQQPPSGSDEEQPPPPDGSDEERPPAPDGSDEERPPPPDGSDEERPPPPDGSDEERPPPGGDGERPPPPGGDGQFPPPGGDAERPPPGGEGQLPPPGGDGQRPPPGGEGQLPPPGGDGQRPPPGGEGQLPPPGGDGQRPPPGGEGQLPPPGGDGQLPPPGGDGQRPPPGGEGNIPCPPNGEESGSNIVNVNVNIKL, encoded by the coding sequence ATGAAAATACTCCTATTAGTGTGCCTGCTTTTAGCAGGTACTATTTCTGGAAAGTCTCTTAATCGACCCGGATATTTGCGGCTGCTCGATGACGATTCAAATCTGGAAGTAGCGAACAGTAATGAGGCGGGCGATGAGAACCAATCGGAAGAATTACTTCCACCGGCGGTAGATAGTGAAGAAGTTTCTGCTCCCCCTCCTGGTAGCGAAGAGACCACTCAACAACCACCGAGCGGTTCAGATGAAGAACAACCTCCTCCACCGGATGGATCCGACGAAGAACGACCACCGGCACCTGATGGTTCTGATGAAGAGCGACCGCCACCACCTGATGGCTCTGACGAAGAACGCCCGCCACCACCTGATGGATCCGACGAAGAACGTCCACCTCCGGGTGGAGACGGAGAACGTCCACCTCCTCCAGGTGGCGATGGACAATTTCCTCCTCCGGGTGGGGATGCTGAACGTCCACCGCCGGGTGGAGAGGGACAACTTCCCCCTCCGGGTGGGGACGGACAACGTCCACCGCCGGGTGGCGAGGGACAACTTCCCCCTCCGGGTGGCGACGGACAACGTCCACCGCCGGGTGGGGAGGGACAGCTTCCCCCTCCGGGTGGAGATGGACAACGTCCACCGCCGGGTGGAGAGGGACAACTTCCCCCTCCGGGCGGTGACGGACAACTACCACCTCCGGGTGGAGATGGCCAGCGACCTCCGCCAGGTGGAGAAGGAAACATTCCATGCCCTCCTAACGGCGAAGAATCTGGTTCTAACATCGTTAACGTTAACGTCAATATTAAACTGTAG